In Melospiza melodia melodia isolate bMelMel2 chromosome 30, bMelMel2.pri, whole genome shotgun sequence, a single window of DNA contains:
- the LOC134431100 gene encoding feather keratin 1-like, with product MAWGCRCTFIHSSHLHLIENKVHQQPQAMSCYPRCQPCQPCGPTPLGSSCNEPCVRQCQDSTVFIQPSPVVVTLPGPILSSFPQNTAVGSSSSAAVGSILSSQGVPISSGGFGLSGLASGICGLPC from the exons ATGGCTTGGGGCTGCAGGTGCACCT TCATTCACTCCTCTCACCTCCATCTCATTGAGAACAAG GTGCATCAGCAGCCCCAAGCCATGTCCTGCTACccccggtgccagccctgccagccctgtgggcCCACcccgctgggcagcagctgcaatgagccctgtgtcaggcagtgccaggacTCCACCGTCTTCATCCAGCCCTCGCCCGTGgtggtgaccctgcctgggcccatcctcagctccttcccccagaacaccgccgtgggatcctccagctctgctgctgttggcagcatcctcagctctcagggagtgcccatcagctctgggggctttgGCCTCTCTGGCCTGGCCAGTGGTATCTGTGGCCTCCCCTgctga
- the LOC134430831 gene encoding feather keratin 1-like translates to MPVGLGQCRSSIKAGPSPHSFIHSSHLHLLQYKVHLQPQAMSCYPRCQPCQPCGPTPLGSSCNEPCVRQCQDSTVFIQPSPVVVTLPGPILSSFPQNTAVGSSSSAAVGSILSSQGVPISSGGFGLSGLGSGICGRRSFPC, encoded by the exons ATGCCTGTGGGCctggggcagtgcaggagcagtaTAAAAGCAGGTCCTTCTCCTCACTCTTTCATCCACTCCTCTCACCTCCATCTCCTTCAATACAAG GTGCACCTGCAGCCCCAAGCCATGTCCTGCTACccccggtgccagccctgccagccctgtgggcCCACcccgctgggcagcagctgcaatgagccctgtgtcaggcagtgccaggacTCCACCGTCTTCATCCAGCCCTCGCCCGTGGTGGTGACCCTGCCcgggcccatcctcagctccttcccccagaacaccgccgtgggatcctccagctctgctgctgttggcagcatcctcagctctcagggagtgcccatcagctctgggggctttgGCCTCTCTGGCCTGGGCAGTGGCATCTGTGGCAGGAGGTCCTTCCCCTGCTGA
- the LOC134431103 gene encoding feather keratin 1-like, whose protein sequence is MSCYPRCQPCQPCGPTPLGSSCNEPCVRQCQDSTVFIQPSPVVVTLPGPILSSFPQNTAVGSSSSAAVGSILSSQGVPISSGGFGLSGLGSGICGIRSLPC, encoded by the coding sequence ATGTCCTGCTACccccggtgccagccctgccagccctgtgggcCCACcccgctgggcagcagctgcaatgagccctgtgtcaggcagtgccaggacTCCACCGTCTTCATCCAGCCCTCGCCCGTGGTGGTGACCCTGCCcgggcccatcctcagctccttcccccagaacaccgccgtgggatcctccagctctgctgctgttggcagcatcctcagctctcagggagtgcccatcagctctgggggctttgGCCTCTCTGGCCTGGGCAGTGGCATCTGTGGCATCAGGAGCCTCCCCTGCTGA
- the LOC134430825 gene encoding feather keratin 1-like: MSLLENYCPHAVPVGLGQDRSTIKGVPSPHCLIHSSPAHSLLGNKVHLQPQAMSCYPRCQPCQPCGPTPLGSSCNEPCVRQCQDSTVFIQPSPVVVTLPGPILSSFPQNTAVGSSSSAAVGSILSSQGVPISSGGFGLSGLGSGICGRRSFPC, translated from the exons ATGAGTCTGTTGGAAAATTACTGCCCTCATGCAGTGCCTGTGGGCCTGGGGCAGGACAGGAGCACTATAAAAGGAGTTCCATCTCCTCACTGTCTCATCCACTCCTCTCCTGCACACAGTCTCCTTGGGAACAAG GTGCACCTGCAGCCCCAAGCCATGTCCTGCTACccccggtgccagccctgccagccctgtgggcCCACcccgctgggcagcagctgcaatgagccctgtgtcaggcagtgccaggacTCCACCGTCTTCATCCAGCCCTCGCCCGTGGTGGTGACCCTGCCcgggcccatcctcagctccttcccccagaacaccgccgtgggatcctccagctctgctgctgttggcagcatcctcagctctcagggagtgcccatcagctctgggggctttgGCCTCTCTGGCCTGGGCAGTGGCATCTGTGGCAGGAGGTCCTTCCCCTGCTGA